In the genome of Tripterygium wilfordii isolate XIE 37 chromosome 19, ASM1340144v1, whole genome shotgun sequence, one region contains:
- the LOC119985249 gene encoding S-type anion channel SLAH2-like: MENSEFMNSSKQDVNEEIPSLISYISSNDLAGFDTVKEESSYHNQNHSFNSFPMEAEMSSLTSSDEYKPINHQRKDSVSISMPSSPIQDHSKSTKRVLFSIGDDKVLGEGIPVSTAEYGLELKKVKFHSQPMPRGSAFPKSIDVRAFPQHPSIKKFKDKRYDSFKTWSGKLERQISNIRGKPREPEPERSNVQKAESESISVDRYFDALQGPELETLRPSEQIVLPEDKTWPFLLRYPISSFGICLGVSSQAIMWKTLATSASTKFLHISLTVNLVLWCIAVALVAMVASIYLSKVIFYFEAVRREYYHPIRVNFFFAPWISLLFLALGVPPSVTKDLPPALWYVLMTPILCLELKIYGQWMSGGQRRLSKVANPSNHLSVVGNFVGALLGASMGLKEGPIFFFAVGLAHYAVLFVTLYQRLPTNETLPKELHPVFFLFVAAPSVASMAWTKIQGSFDYGSRIAYFIALFLYFSLAVRVNFFRGFKFSLAWWAYTFPMTGAAIATIRYSSEVDNVVTQALAVILAATATLTVTALLISTILHGFVLGDLFPNDIAIAISDRKPKHHNNHRRWFHISNGSAEEIENYLKFADSDCKDIEASPTSNSPGSGSN; encoded by the exons atggAAAACAGTGAGTTTATGAATTCATCAAAACAGGATGTCAATGAAGAAATCCCATCactcatatcatatatatcatcaaatgATTTGGCTGGATTTGACACAGTTAAGGAGGAAAGTAGCTACCATAATCAGAATCATTCTTTTAATTCATTCCCAATG GAAGCTGAAATGAGTAGTTTGACAAGTAGTGATGAATACAAACCCATCAACCATCAGAGAAAGGACTCAGTTTCCATCAGCATGCCATCTTCTCCAATCCAAGATCATTCAAAGAGCACAAAAAGAGTTCTTTTCAGTATCGGTGATGACAAAGTCCTCGGCGAGGGAATTCCAGTTTCCACGGCAGAATATGGTCTGGAACTAAAGAAAGTTAAGTTTCATTCGCAGCCAATGCCTAGAGGGTCTGCATTTCCCAAATCAATCGATGTTCGGGCATTTCCACAGCATCCTAGTATAAAGAAATTTAAAGATAAGAGGTATGATTCCTTCAAAACATGGTCCGGGAAACTTGAAAGGCAAATATCAAATATTCGCGGAAAGCCTCGTGAGCCTGAACCCGAGCGCAGTAATGTGCAGAAGGCAGAGTCTGAGTCTATATCGGTGGATCGATATTTCGATGCACTGCAGGGGCCTGAATTGGAAACCTTGAGG CCATCAGAGCAAATTGTGTTGCCAGAGGACAAGACCTGGCCGTTTCTCCTACGATATCCCATCTCTTCATTTGGTATCTGTCTCGGCGTAAGCAGCCAAGCAATTATGTGGAAAACATTAGCAACTTCAGCATCCACAAAGTTTCTTCATATAAGCTTGACAGTAAATCTAGTCCTATGGTGCATCGCTGTAGCTCTTGTAGCCATGGTTGCTTCGATTTACCTTTCAAAGGTGATTTTCTACTTCGAAGCAGTTCGACGTGAATACTATCACCCTATCCGTGTCAACTTCTTCTTTGCTCCATGGATTTCTCTTCTATTTTTAGCCCTTGGAGTACCACCTTCGGTAACCAAAGATCTGCCTCCTGCACTTTGGTATGTTCTCATGACACCAATTCTCTGCTTAGAGCTTAAGATTTATGGGCAATGGATGTCGGGAGGACAACGTAGGCTCTCGAAAGTGGCTAATCCTTCGAATCATCTGTCGGTTGTTGGAAATTTTGTTGGAGCATTGTTGGGTGCATCGATGGGATTAAAAGAAGGTCCTATCTTTTTCTTTGCTGTTGGTTTGGCTCACTATGCAGTTCTGTTTGTCACTCTTTACCAAAGACTTCCAACAAATGAAACTCTCCCCAAAGAGCTTCATCCGGTTTTCTTCCTTTTCGTCGCTGCTCCAAGTGTTGCTTCCATGGCCTGGACAAAGATTCAAGGCTCCTTCGATTACGGTTCTCGGATTGCCTACTTCATTGCATTGTTCCTTTATTTTTCACTGGCAGTAAGAGTCAATTTCTTCAGAGGATTCAA GTTTTCATTAGCTTGGTGGGCTTATACATTTCCGATGACCGGAGCTGCCATCGCGACGATCAGGTACTCGAGCGAAGTGGACAATGTAGTGACTCAAGCTCTTGCTGTCATACTTGCTGCTACTGCCACACTTACAGTCACAGCCTTGCTTATATCTACAATCCTCCATGGCTTTGTGTTGGGAGATCTTTTCCCTAATGACATTGCCATTGCCATCAGTGACAGAAAGCCAAAGCATCACAATAACCACAGAAGGTGGTTCCATATCAGTAATGGAAGCGCGGAAGAGATCGAAAATTACTTAAAATTTGCAGATTCGGATTGCAAAGACATTGAAGCTTCCCCAACATCCAACTCTCCTGGCTCTGGCAGTAATTAA